In one Solanum lycopersicum chromosome 11, SLM_r2.1 genomic region, the following are encoded:
- the LOC101256349 gene encoding protein SUPPRESSOR OF K(+) TRANSPORT GROWTH DEFECT 1 isoform X1, translating into MYSNFKEQAIEYVRQAVQEDNSGNYAKAFPLYMNALEYFKTHLKYEKNPKIKEAITQKFTEYLRRAEEIRAVLDEGGSGPGPNGGDAAVIAKPKTKPKDGEDGEDPEQSKLRAGLNSAIVREKPNVKWNDVAGLESAKQALQEAVILPVKFPQFFTGKRRPWRAFLLYGPPGTGKSYLAKAVATEAESTFFSVSSSDLVSKWMGESEKLVSNLFQMARESAPSIIFVDEIDSLCGQRGEGNESEASRRIKTELLVQMQGVGHNDDKVLVLAATNTPYSLDQAIRRRFDKRIYIPLPDLKARQHMFKVHLGDTPHNLNECDFEDLARKTEGFSGSDVSVCVKDVLFEPVRKTQDAVFFTQTSNGTWIPCGPKQRGAVQTTMQELAAKGLASQIIPPPITKTDFDKVLARQRPTVSKSDLEVHDRFTKEFGEEG; encoded by the exons ATGTATAGCAATTTCAAGGAGCAAGCAATTGAGTACGTAAGGCAAGCAGTGCAAGAGGACAATAGTGGAAACTATGCAAAGGCATTTCCGTTGTATATGAATGCATTGGAGTACTTCAAGACCCATTTGAAGTACGAGAAGAATCCTAAGATTAAGGAGGCAATTACCCAGAAATTTACAGAGTATTTACGCCGGGCGGAGGAGATTAGGGCTGTGTTGGATGAGGGTGGGAGTGGGCCTGGTCCAAATGGAGGAGATGCTGCTGTAATTGCTAAGCCTAAGACTAAGCCTAAGGATGGTGAGGATGGTGAGGATCCTGAGCAGTCTAAGCTAAGGGCTGGGCTTAATTCAGCAATTGTTAGAGAAAAACCTAATGTGAAGTGGAATGATGTTGCTGGATTGGAGAGTGCTAAACAGGCGTTGCAGGAAGCTGTCATTTTGCCTGTGAAATTCCCTCAGTTCTTCACAG GAAAGAGGCGACCATGGAGAGCTTTTCTTCTTTATGGTCCTCCTGGGACAGGAAAGTCTTACTTGGCGAAAGCTGTTGCTACTGAAGCGGAATCCACTTTTTTTAG TGTCTCGTCATCAGACCTTGTATCCAAGTGGATGGGTGAAAGTGAAAAGCTAGTTTCGAACCTCTTCCAAATGGCTCGAGAAAGCGCTCCATCCATTATATTTGTTGATGAAATTGATTCCTTGTGTGGGCAGCGAGGAGAAGGAAATGAAAGTGAAGCTTCTCGACGTATTAAAACAGAACTCCTTGTGCAGATGCAG GGTGTTGGTCACAATGATGATAAAGTTCTTGTACTTGCGGCAACAAATACACCCTATTCCCTAGATCAG GCTATACGGCGAAGATTTGATAAGCGTATCTACATTCCGCTCCCTGATTTGAAGGCACGGCAACACATGTTCAAA GTTCATTTAGGTGATACCCCCCATAACTTGAACGAGTGTGACTTTGAAGACCTGGCCCGTAAGACAGAAGGTTTTTCTGGTTCAGATGTTTCTGTTTGT GTCAAGGACGTGCTATTTGAACCTGTACGTAAGACACAAGATGCTGTGTTCTTTACTCAAACTTCTAATGGTACCTGGATTCCATGCGGACCGAAGCAACGGGGTGCTGTGCAGACAACTATGCAGGAACTTGCTGCTAAAGGACTCGCGTCCCAG ATCATCCCGCCACCCATTACAAAGACTGATTTTGATAAGGTTCTTGCTCGTCAAAGGCCAACAGTTAGTAAATCCGACCTTGAAGTGCATGACAGATTCACGAAGGAATTTGGAGAAGAAGGTTGA
- the LOC101256349 gene encoding protein SUPPRESSOR OF K(+) TRANSPORT GROWTH DEFECT 1 isoform X2 yields MYSNFKEQAIEYVRQAVQEDNSGNYAKAFPLYMNALEYFKTHLKYEKNPKIKEAITQKFTEYLRRAEEIRAVLDEGGSGPGPNGGDAAVIAKPKTKPKDGEDGEDPEQSKLRAGLNSAIVREKPNVKWNDVAGLESAKQALQEAVILPVKFPQFFTGKRRPWRAFLLYGPPGTGKSYLAKAVATEAESTFFSFYFVIPKAVFKLRILYIISSIMCEEKKDLEQNEDLLSIP; encoded by the exons ATGTATAGCAATTTCAAGGAGCAAGCAATTGAGTACGTAAGGCAAGCAGTGCAAGAGGACAATAGTGGAAACTATGCAAAGGCATTTCCGTTGTATATGAATGCATTGGAGTACTTCAAGACCCATTTGAAGTACGAGAAGAATCCTAAGATTAAGGAGGCAATTACCCAGAAATTTACAGAGTATTTACGCCGGGCGGAGGAGATTAGGGCTGTGTTGGATGAGGGTGGGAGTGGGCCTGGTCCAAATGGAGGAGATGCTGCTGTAATTGCTAAGCCTAAGACTAAGCCTAAGGATGGTGAGGATGGTGAGGATCCTGAGCAGTCTAAGCTAAGGGCTGGGCTTAATTCAGCAATTGTTAGAGAAAAACCTAATGTGAAGTGGAATGATGTTGCTGGATTGGAGAGTGCTAAACAGGCGTTGCAGGAAGCTGTCATTTTGCCTGTGAAATTCCCTCAGTTCTTCACAG GAAAGAGGCGACCATGGAGAGCTTTTCTTCTTTATGGTCCTCCTGGGACAGGAAAGTCTTACTTGGCGAAAGCTGTTGCTACTGAAGCGGAATCCACTTTTTTTAG CTTTTATTTTGTAATACCAAAGGCTGTATTTAAATTGCGAATTTTGTACATCATATCATCTATCAtgtgtgaagaaaaaaaagatcttGAGCAAAATGAGGATCTGCTTAGCATCCCTTAA
- the LOC101256059 gene encoding pentatricopeptide repeat-containing protein At2g27610 has product MILRSCLEKVRPFLHFKNPLNTHCCSHSFAIDFEEEAQTSCSVSSNYLSAHQVFDEKSQRVSLNNHLLFEYSRNSFNVEALNLFVGIHRNGFLIDGASLSCILKVSACVFDLFFGKQVHTLCVKSGYFDHVSVGTSLVDMYMKMENVDDGQKFFDEMEDNKNVVTWTSLLSGYSCNKLVDRALQVFRVMLVGGVKPNGFTFATVLGVLADKCVVEEGIQVHSMVIKCGFEAITSVGNSLINMYLKYGMVREATTVFEVMGDRNEVSWNGMIAGLVTNGLYSEALKLFHKMRLAGVDMTRSIYVTAVKLCTNLKELVFARQLHGRVMKNGFYFDNNIRTALMVSYTKSGEMDDAFKLFSIMHKFRNVVSWTAMIGGYMQNNRPEQAANLFCQMKKDGIRPNDFTYSTILAAHPSISLFQVHAEVIKTEYQSSPTVGTALLDAYVKTGDTDEAAKVFEEIDEKDIITWSAMLSGYAQKGDIQGAVRVFRQLVKDGVRPNEFTFSSVINACVTSIASVEQGKQFHCSAIKSGHSNALCVSSALVTMYAKRGNIESANEIFKRQPERDLVSWNSMISGYAQHGYGRKALKIFEEMRKRNLDMDNITFIGVISACTHAGLLNEGQKYFEMMVNDFHISPKMEIYSCMVDLYSRAGMLDKAMSLINKMPFPAGAIVWRTLLAASRVHRNVELGKLAAENLISLQPQDSAAYVLLSNLYAATGDWQERAKVRKLMDVRKVKKEIGYSWIEVKNKTYSFMAGDVSHPLSDSIYMKLEELRGRLKDAGYQPDTNYVLHDVEDEHKETILSRHSERLAIAFGLIAAPPGIPIQIVKNLRVCGDCHTVIKLISKIEGRQIVVRDSNRFHHFKGGLCSCGDYW; this is encoded by the coding sequence ATGATTCTAAGGTCGTGTTTGGAAAAAGTTAGGCCTTTTCTGCATTTCAAGAATCCATTGAACACCCATTGTTGTTCTCATTCATTCGCCattgattttgaagaagaagctCAAACAAGTTGTTCTGTATCTTCAAATTATCTCTCTGCACACCAAGTGTTTGATGAAAAGTCTCAGAGAGTTTCTTTGAACAATCACTTGTTATTTGAGTACTCCCGGAATAGTTTCAATGTAGAAGCTCTGAATCTGTTTGTGGGTATTCATCGTAATGGATTTTTGATTGATGGGGCGAGTCTTTCTTGTATATTAAAGGTCTCTGCTTGTgtgtttgatttgttttttgGTAAACAGGTGCATACTCTTTGTGTTAAATCTGGTTACTTTGACCATGTTAGTGTTGGGACTTCACTTGTTGACATGTATATGAAAATGGAGAATGTTGATGATGGTCagaaattttttgatgaaatggaGGATAACAAGAATGTTGTGACTTGGACTTCATTACTTTCGGGTTATTCGTGTAATAAGTTGGTTGATAGAGCGTTACAAGTGTTTCGTGTAATGTTAGTTGGAGGGGTTAAGCCTAATGGGTTTACTTTCGCGACAGTTCTTGGAGTTTTGGCTGATAAATGTGTAGTTGAAGAAGGGATTCAAGTGCATAGTATGGTTATCAAGTGTGGTTTTGAGGCGATAACGTCTGTTGGGAATTCTttgattaacatgtatttgaaATACGGGATGGTTAGAGAGGCTACAACTGTATTTGAGGTTATGGGAGATAGGAATGAAGTATCTTGGAATGGTATGATAGCTGGTCTGGTGACTAATGGGCTTTACTCCGAAGCACTTAAGTTGTTCCACAAGATGAGACTTGCAGGTGTGGATATGACGCGATCGATTTATGTTACAGCTGTTAAATTATGTACTAACCTTAAAGAATTGGTTTTTGCAAGACAGCTTCATGGTCGAGTTATGAAGAACGGGTTCTATTTTGACAATAACATCAGAACAGCGCTCATGGTCTCTTATACTAAGTCTGGAGAGATGGATGATGCCTTCAAGTTATTCTCTATAATGCATAAATTCAGGAATGTGGTTTCTTGGACCGCAATGATTGGCGGGTATATGCAGAATAATAGACCAGAGCAAGCGGCGAATCTCTTTTGCCAAATGAAAAAGGATGGGATAAGGCCAAACGATTTCACTTATTCTACTATTCTTGCAGCTCATCCGTCTATTTCGCTGTTCCAAGTACATGCAGAAGTCATCAAAACTGAGTACCAGAGCTCACCTACTGTCGGAACTGCATTATTAGACGCCTATGTGAAAACAGGAGATACTGATGAGGCTGCGAAAGTTTTTGAAGAGATTGATGAGAAGGACATTATTACATGGTCTGCTATGTTATCTGGTTATGCGCAAAAAGGAGACATTCAAGGTGCTGTCAGAGTCTTCCGACAATTAGTCAAAGATGGGGTCAGGCCAAATGAGTTTACCTTCTCTAGTGTCATCAATGCGTGTGTTACTTCCATTGCATCAGTGGAGCAAGGAAAACAATTTCACTGTAGCGCGATCAAATCAGGTCACAGTAATGCCTTGTGTGTGAGCAGTGCCTTGGTAACTATGTATGCTAAGAGAGGAAACATAGAAAGTGCTAATGAGATTTTCAAGAGACAACCAGAAAGAGACTTAGTATCATGGAACTCAATGATATCAGGATATGCCCAACATGGTTATGGAAGAAAAGCTCTAAAGATATTCGAGGAAATGCGGAAAAGGAATTTAGATATGGACAATATAACGTTCATAGGAGTTATCTCTGCTTGTACTCATGCTGGACTGCTAAATGAaggtcaaaaatattttgagatgatGGTAAACGACTTTCATATTTCACCAAAAATGGAGATATACTCTTGCATGGTAGACTTGTATAGCCGAGCTGGAATGCTGGATAAAGCCATGTCTCTTATCAATAAAATGCCATTTCCTGCTGGTGCAATTGTGTGGCGTACTCTTCTGGCAGCAAGTCGAGTTCATCGCAATGTAGAGCTGGGGAAATTGGCGGCCGAGAATCTCATTTCTCTTCAGCCTCAGGACTCAGCTGCATATGTCCTCCTATCCAATCTCTATGCTGCAACTGGAGATTGGCAAGAAAGAGCGAAAGTAAGGAAACTAATGGATGTGAGAAAAGTAAAAAAGGAGATTGGGTATAGCTGGATTGAGGTTAAGAATAAGACCTACTCATTCATGGCTGGTGATGTTTCACATCCCCTATCTGACAGTATATACATGAAACTCGAAGAGTTACGTGGCCGATTGAAGGATGCAGGATATCAACCGGATACAAATTATGTTCTTCATGATGTGGAAGATGAACATAAAGAAACCATTCTTTCTCGGCACAGTGAAAGGTTAGCTATTGCTTTTGGATTGATTGCCGCGCCTCCAGGAATTCCCATTCAGATAGTGAAGAATCTCAGAGTTTGTGGCGACTGTCACACtgttattaaattaatatcaaaGATAGAAGGAAGGCAAATAGTCGTCAGGGATTCAAATAGATTCCATCACTTTAAAGGAGGTCTATGTTCTTGCGGTGATTATTGGTGA